The following are encoded together in the Clostridium sp. BJN0013 genome:
- a CDS encoding radical SAM protein, with product MKIKSALEKNTKQAIVNKVVDYLDKNPEENINKIFAAIKMLTKDKSALSQIEFVEDYYNNDKPKHEFIQDILKNTDTKCLKKFFTNFFANANWYAGPKRQKYMGQEDTKIPFVMLLSPSMRCSLHCKGCYASSYSKKDDIPPEEVDRIIGEARDLGIYYIIILGGEPFFNDYLLDIYEKYDDVMFTPFTSGLLLNEKIADRLKKCGNVIPMLSIEGFENDTDARRGKGTYQKALKAMDMLHERGILFGVSSAVTRTNINTVLSDEFTDMLIEKGSRMSWYFLFMPVNGEDEDFNMMLTAEQRDYLGRRSREIRANKPYFTIDFFNDAPYVGGCIAGKYFFHVNSKEDVEPCIFSHFSTVNLKGRHLIDAFRDPFFKKLRSMQPYNKNMLRPCSMIDNTNVIIDVCKEVGAKPDDDGAEKMLHDSEFHRKITKSAEDFAPYAEKTWKEVFKQEGNDNFSKG from the coding sequence ATGAAAATAAAAAGCGCTTTAGAAAAAAATACTAAACAAGCTATTGTGAACAAAGTTGTTGATTATCTTGACAAAAACCCAGAAGAAAATATAAATAAGATATTTGCAGCTATTAAAATGCTCACAAAAGACAAATCTGCATTATCTCAGATTGAGTTTGTTGAGGATTACTACAATAACGATAAGCCCAAGCATGAATTTATCCAAGATATTTTAAAAAATACGGATACTAAATGTTTAAAGAAGTTTTTTACTAATTTTTTTGCAAATGCAAATTGGTATGCTGGTCCTAAGAGGCAAAAATATATGGGACAGGAGGATACTAAAATACCATTTGTTATGCTTTTAAGTCCATCTATGAGGTGTTCACTTCACTGCAAAGGATGTTATGCTTCAAGTTACAGTAAAAAAGATGATATTCCGCCAGAAGAAGTTGATAGAATTATAGGGGAGGCAAGAGACCTTGGAATTTACTATATTATTATTCTAGGTGGCGAGCCTTTCTTCAATGATTATCTTCTAGATATTTATGAAAAATATGATGATGTGATGTTCACACCATTTACTAGTGGACTTTTGCTTAATGAAAAAATTGCAGATAGACTCAAAAAATGTGGCAATGTAATACCTATGCTTTCAATTGAGGGGTTTGAAAATGATACCGATGCTCGTAGAGGAAAGGGAACATACCAAAAAGCTTTAAAGGCTATGGATATGCTCCATGAAAGAGGTATATTGTTCGGAGTATCTTCAGCGGTTACGAGAACTAATATAAACACAGTGCTCAGTGATGAATTTACAGATATGTTAATCGAAAAAGGTTCAAGAATGAGCTGGTACTTTTTGTTCATGCCTGTCAATGGAGAAGATGAAGATTTTAATATGATGCTTACAGCAGAACAGAGAGATTACCTTGGAAGAAGATCCAGAGAAATAAGAGCTAATAAACCATATTTTACTATAGATTTCTTTAATGATGCTCCATATGTTGGAGGATGTATTGCAGGTAAATACTTTTTCCATGTTAATTCGAAAGAAGATGTTGAACCGTGTATATTTTCACATTTTTCAACTGTTAATTTGAAGGGGAGACATTTGATAGATGCATTTAGGGATCCATTTTTTAAGAAGTTAAGATCTATGCAGCCTTATAATAAGAACATGTTGAGGCCATGTAGTATGATAGATAATACCAATGTCATAATAGATGTGTGTAAGGAAGTAGGGGCGAAACCGGATGATGATGGAGCAGAAAAAATGCTTCATGACAGTGAATTTCATAGAAAAATAACAAAATCAGCAGAAGATTTTGCACCATATGCAGAAAAAACATGGAAGGAAGTTTTTAAGCAAGAAGGTAATGATAATTTTTCTAAAGGATAA
- a CDS encoding radical SAM protein, whose protein sequence is MKIVFIVPAADIRRNSIYRFGEKIYGHTNSIVGPLILGRILENAGHNVEVYEELYKDLNFNKFKTADLILLYTMTSNSTRAYYIADYFRNKEHKRVIIGGIHASGMPEEALQHADQVIVGEGERVIKDVVEGKIKDRIVYSKCIENLDEIPFPDYNILKTPCDAANVITSRGCPFKCSFCTTSRMFYPYRKRTPDNVIEELKMYKKQGFKYMNFEDDNFTADKARAKEILKKMISNNLVFKETFFFGRTDMANDEELLQLLHDAHLNRVLIGIESLNQKSLDDINKKQKISDIEKCGEVLVKYKIKIIASLVLGLDGDSKDDMEKGEKFCEKINAYQFQPAILTPFPKTPIYEQYKNEHRILNNDWQYFDMMVVNFKPKNMSPYDLQSEFFKLTKMFYTFKSSFIMFKIFGFAAGIRRLGLWFAVKFSNIFFKIKSCIKDGNIYNKLKEISNGMNSFSG, encoded by the coding sequence ATGAAAATAGTTTTTATTGTGCCGGCAGCAGATATAAGAAGAAATTCTATATATAGGTTTGGAGAAAAGATATATGGACATACAAATAGTATTGTAGGCCCGCTTATACTTGGTAGAATTTTAGAAAATGCAGGTCATAATGTAGAAGTATATGAAGAATTATACAAAGATTTAAACTTTAATAAATTTAAAACTGCAGATTTGATACTATTGTATACCATGACTTCTAACTCAACTAGAGCTTACTATATTGCAGATTATTTTAGAAATAAAGAACATAAGAGGGTTATAATAGGAGGAATACATGCATCAGGTATGCCAGAAGAAGCTTTACAGCATGCAGATCAGGTGATTGTAGGTGAAGGAGAGAGAGTAATTAAAGATGTAGTTGAAGGTAAAATCAAGGATAGAATAGTTTATTCAAAATGTATAGAAAATTTAGATGAAATACCATTTCCAGATTATAATATTCTTAAAACCCCATGTGATGCGGCCAATGTAATTACATCAAGGGGATGTCCCTTTAAATGTTCTTTTTGTACTACATCAAGAATGTTTTATCCTTACAGAAAAAGGACGCCAGATAATGTAATAGAAGAACTTAAAATGTATAAAAAGCAAGGATTTAAATATATGAATTTTGAAGATGATAATTTTACTGCAGATAAAGCTAGGGCTAAAGAAATATTAAAAAAGATGATTTCAAATAATTTGGTATTTAAAGAGACGTTCTTTTTTGGAAGAACAGATATGGCAAATGATGAAGAATTGCTTCAATTGCTTCATGATGCTCATTTAAATAGAGTACTTATAGGAATAGAATCTTTGAACCAGAAATCTTTAGATGATATAAATAAAAAACAAAAAATTTCTGATATTGAGAAATGTGGTGAGGTTCTTGTAAAATATAAAATAAAAATTATAGCAAGTTTAGTACTTGGATTAGATGGCGACAGCAAGGACGATATGGAAAAAGGTGAGAAATTTTGCGAAAAAATAAATGCTTATCAATTTCAACCTGCTATTTTAACTCCTTTTCCCAAAACTCCTATTTATGAACAGTACAAAAATGAACATCGTATACTGAATAATGATTGGCAATATTTTGATATGATGGTAGTAAATTTTAAGCCTAAAAATATGTCGCCTTATGATTTACAAAGTGAGTTTTTTAAATTAACAAAAATGTTTTATACTTTTAAATCCTCTTTCATAATGTTTAAAATTTTTGGATTTGCAGCAGGAATTAGAAGATTAGGATTATGGTTTGCAGTTAAGTTTTCAAATATATTTTTTAAAATAAAATCTTGTATAAAAGATGGAAATATATATAATAAATTAAAAGAAATTTCTAATGGCATGAATAGTTTTAGTGGGTAA
- the metK gene encoding methionine adenosyltransferase, which translates to MSRLFTSESVTEGHPDKICDQISDSILDAIIEKDENGRVACETVVNTGIVILVGEISTKAHIDIPKIVRKTISDIGYNNSRFGFDASNCAVITSIDEQSSDIALGVDDSLESRNGEKDSIEAIGAGDQGIVFGFATNETPEYLPLPIVLAHKLAKQLAEVRKNNIIPYLGPDGKTQVTVEYERDKPIRIDTVLISSQHEDNISHDKIEEDIIDKVIKVAIPKWLIDSHTKYLVNPTGRFVKGGPEADSGLTGRKIIVDSYGGYGRHGGGAFSGKDPTKVDRSGAYAARWVAKNLVAAGIADKIEVEIAYAISVAKPVSISVDTFGTGKVIDDDQIVEIINEVFDLRPAAIIRDLNLRRPIYKNTAVYGHFGRTDIDAPWERLDKVNEIKSVYKNYKKLVSSL; encoded by the coding sequence ATGAGTAGATTATTTACATCAGAATCTGTTACGGAGGGACATCCAGATAAAATTTGTGATCAAATATCGGATTCCATATTAGATGCCATTATTGAAAAAGATGAGAATGGAAGAGTTGCTTGTGAAACGGTTGTGAATACAGGAATTGTAATTTTAGTGGGTGAGATATCAACTAAGGCTCATATAGATATACCTAAGATAGTGAGAAAGACTATAAGTGATATTGGATATAATAATTCAAGATTTGGATTTGATGCATCTAACTGTGCTGTAATAACATCCATAGATGAGCAATCCTCAGATATTGCACTTGGAGTGGATGATTCTTTGGAATCTAGAAATGGTGAAAAAGATAGTATTGAGGCAATTGGAGCAGGAGATCAGGGAATAGTATTTGGATTTGCAACTAATGAAACACCGGAATATCTACCCCTTCCAATAGTATTGGCTCACAAGCTTGCAAAGCAGCTTGCGGAGGTAAGGAAAAATAATATAATTCCGTATTTGGGTCCGGATGGCAAAACCCAAGTTACAGTAGAATATGAAAGGGATAAGCCTATTAGAATAGATACTGTACTCATATCTTCTCAACATGAGGATAATATAAGTCATGATAAAATTGAAGAAGATATAATAGATAAGGTCATTAAAGTAGCAATACCAAAATGGTTAATAGATTCCCATACAAAGTATCTGGTTAATCCTACTGGACGATTTGTAAAAGGGGGGCCAGAAGCGGATTCAGGTCTTACGGGAAGAAAAATAATAGTTGATAGTTATGGAGGATATGGGAGACACGGAGGCGGAGCATTTTCAGGGAAAGATCCAACTAAGGTAGACAGGTCAGGAGCTTATGCTGCAAGGTGGGTGGCAAAAAATTTGGTGGCAGCGGGCATAGCAGATAAAATTGAAGTAGAAATAGCCTATGCCATAAGTGTTGCTAAACCTGTATCTATAAGTGTAGATACTTTTGGCACAGGTAAAGTAATAGATGATGATCAAATAGTAGAAATTATAAATGAAGTATTTGATTTAAGGCCGGCAGCTATTATAAGGGATCTTAATTTAAGAAGACCTATATATAAAAATACTGCTGTATATGGACATTTCGGCAGAACTGACATAGATGCCCCTTGGGAAAGGCTTGATAAAGTTAATGAAATAAAAAGTGTATATAAAAATTATAAAAAATTGGTCAGCAGTCTTTAA
- a CDS encoding PLP-dependent aspartate aminotransferase family protein, with protein sequence MIDKNNVDFITKCIHVGNGIDKETGAIRRPITMANCYRLPEDASSINWSDVDQLLYTRNTSANQIYLQEKLASLEEGEDCVVLASGVSALAGVFFAFLNKESHVICSNVSYIAVYRLLNEYLPDKYGIEASLVDTSNLEEIKRAIRPNTKLIHIETPGNPTTKISDIEEISKIAKSIGALLSVDSTFASPFLQKPLQLGADLVIHSLTKYINGHGDAMGGAVIGKKELIDKIKREAMVNLGGTISPFNAWLIMRGVVTLPLRMKQHSETALEVAKYLESNPVVKFVAYPGLESHPQHDIAKKQMKMYSGIISFALKADVDTHNKFINSLELITQAVSLGHDESLIVYTGPNDERINFYPEVFKDGYVRFSIGLESASDIISDLKQALEKCGLQ encoded by the coding sequence ATGATTGATAAGAACAATGTTGATTTTATAACAAAATGCATTCATGTAGGAAATGGAATTGACAAGGAAACAGGAGCTATCAGACGTCCTATAACTATGGCAAATTGTTATAGACTGCCGGAGGATGCATCTTCTATAAATTGGAGTGATGTAGATCAGCTACTTTATACAAGGAATACTTCTGCTAACCAGATATACCTTCAGGAAAAGTTAGCTTCCCTTGAGGAGGGAGAAGATTGTGTGGTACTTGCAAGTGGTGTTTCTGCATTGGCTGGTGTATTTTTTGCCTTTTTAAATAAGGAGTCACATGTAATTTGTTCCAATGTCTCCTATATAGCAGTTTATAGATTATTAAATGAATATTTACCAGATAAGTATGGAATAGAAGCAAGTCTTGTAGACACTTCTAATTTAGAAGAGATAAAAAGAGCAATACGACCAAATACAAAGCTTATCCATATTGAAACTCCAGGAAACCCTACTACTAAAATAAGTGATATTGAAGAAATATCTAAAATTGCAAAATCCATTGGAGCTTTATTAAGTGTTGATAGCACCTTTGCATCTCCATTTTTACAAAAACCTCTGCAGCTTGGGGCTGATCTTGTCATACACAGCTTGACAAAGTATATAAATGGACATGGAGATGCCATGGGAGGAGCAGTAATTGGTAAAAAAGAACTTATAGATAAAATAAAACGTGAAGCTATGGTTAATCTGGGAGGAACTATAAGTCCTTTTAATGCATGGTTAATTATGCGTGGAGTTGTAACACTTCCACTGCGTATGAAACAGCATAGTGAAACTGCATTGGAGGTGGCTAAATATCTTGAATCAAACCCAGTAGTAAAGTTTGTAGCATACCCTGGACTAGAAAGCCATCCGCAGCATGATATTGCCAAGAAACAGATGAAAATGTATTCGGGGATAATTTCTTTTGCACTTAAAGCAGATGTAGATACACATAATAAATTTATTAATTCACTGGAATTGATCACTCAGGCCGTTTCATTAGGGCATGATGAGAGCTTAATTGTTTATACTGGCCCAAATGATGAGAGAATTAACTTTTACCCAGAGGTGTTTAAGGATGGATATGTTAGATTTAGCATAGGACTAGAAAGTGCTAGTGATATTATATCTGATTTAAAACAGGCCTTGGAAAAATGCGGATTACAGTAA
- the metA gene encoding homoserine O-succinyltransferase: MPINIPNNLPASKVLKAENIFVMNENHAVRQDIRPLNIIILNLMPLKTITEIQLLRLLSNSPIQVDISLMYLKSHNSKNTPEEYLIKYYETFEEIKNKKFDGMIITGAPIEKLEFEDVDYWKELTEIMDWSTQNVYSTMYICWGSQAGLYHHFKIPKYMLDKKISGVFSHTINRANIKLFRGFDDIFYAPHSRYTFVKRKDIEKIPELEIISESKEAGVYIVATKGGRQIFIAGHPEYDTLTLKSEYERDIALNLPIDIPKNYFPDDNPDKTPLSNWKSHSNLLFLNWLNYYVYQETPYDLNKL, translated from the coding sequence ATGCCAATAAATATACCTAATAATCTTCCAGCTTCTAAAGTATTAAAAGCTGAAAATATATTTGTTATGAATGAAAATCATGCAGTACGACAAGATATAAGACCACTTAATATAATTATATTAAATTTAATGCCCCTTAAAACCATTACTGAAATACAACTTTTAAGATTGTTAAGTAATTCACCTATACAAGTTGATATATCTTTAATGTATTTAAAGTCTCATAATTCAAAAAATACTCCTGAAGAATATTTAATTAAATATTATGAAACTTTTGAAGAGATAAAAAACAAAAAATTCGATGGTATGATAATAACAGGTGCACCCATAGAAAAACTTGAATTTGAGGACGTTGATTATTGGAAAGAATTAACTGAAATTATGGATTGGAGTACCCAAAATGTTTATTCAACTATGTATATATGCTGGGGATCTCAGGCAGGACTTTACCATCACTTTAAAATTCCAAAATATATGCTGGATAAAAAAATATCCGGTGTTTTCTCTCATACTATAAATAGGGCTAATATTAAACTTTTTAGAGGTTTTGATGATATATTTTATGCGCCACATTCCAGATATACCTTTGTAAAAAGAAAGGATATCGAAAAAATTCCTGAACTAGAAATAATTTCTGAATCCAAGGAAGCTGGTGTCTATATAGTAGCGACAAAAGGTGGACGCCAGATCTTTATTGCTGGACATCCTGAATATGATACTTTAACATTAAAATCAGAATATGAAAGAGATATAGCACTGAATTTACCTATAGATATACCCAAAAATTATTTTCCAGATGATAATCCAGATAAAACCCCTTTATCAAATTGGAAAAGCCATTCTAACCTACTATTTTTAAATTGGCTCAATTATTATGTATATCAGGAAACACCTTATGATTTGAATAAGCTATAA
- the ndk gene encoding nucleoside-diphosphate kinase produces MERTLVLIKPDAMERKLMGEIISIYEKKGLHIAALKIVKPTIEIAEKHYNEHKGKPFFQELINFITRSEVCALIIEADNAVELVRKINGDTDPLNAEVGTIRGKFAISKSENAVHSSDSSESAEREIEIWFSN; encoded by the coding sequence ATGGAAAGGACATTAGTACTTATAAAACCAGATGCTATGGAAAGAAAATTAATGGGTGAGATAATATCTATTTATGAAAAAAAGGGATTGCATATAGCCGCTTTAAAGATAGTAAAGCCAACTATAGAAATAGCTGAAAAACATTATAATGAACATAAAGGCAAACCATTTTTTCAAGAGCTGATTAATTTTATTACACGCAGTGAAGTCTGTGCTTTAATTATAGAGGCGGATAATGCAGTAGAATTAGTGCGAAAAATAAATGGAGATACAGACCCTTTAAATGCAGAAGTAGGAACTATAAGAGGAAAGTTTGCTATATCAAAATCTGAAAATGCAGTCCATTCCTCAGATAGCTCGGAAAGTGCAGAACGTGAAATAGAAATATGGTTCTCTAATTAA
- a CDS encoding GDSL-type esterase/lipase family protein, with protein MKIKKISTLIIVTLALLIILVNCEKHINKIYTPFSSTSSSSNYLNNTASSSNPENMEQMININLSTDIYQQYYINRVTTFMNTYSGYGKIIFLGDSLIDIAEWNELLNNPNVLNRGISYDTTSGTLNRISEITRLKPSKIFIMLGINDIGRGLTSKNIITNYSKILETIKENSPDTTIYVQSVLPINKDLFKTNTNDKQIIELNASLRELCKNFDIKYIDLYSLFTLPNENKLYREYTVDGLHINGKGYIVWRDAVKGYCK; from the coding sequence ATGAAAATCAAAAAAATTTCAACATTAATTATAGTTACTCTAGCATTATTAATTATTTTAGTAAACTGCGAAAAACATATTAATAAAATATATACACCTTTTAGCTCTACATCCTCAAGCTCTAATTATTTAAATAATACTGCTAGTTCTTCAAATCCAGAAAATATGGAACAAATGATCAATATAAATTTAAGTACTGATATCTATCAACAATATTACATAAACAGAGTAACCACTTTTATGAATACCTATAGTGGTTATGGAAAAATAATATTCTTAGGAGATAGCTTGATAGATATTGCCGAATGGAATGAACTATTGAATAATCCTAATGTGTTAAATCGAGGTATAAGTTATGATACAACCTCTGGTACATTAAATAGAATAAGTGAAATAACCAGATTAAAACCAAGCAAAATTTTTATTATGCTGGGAATAAACGATATAGGCAGGGGCTTAACCTCAAAAAACATAATAACTAACTACTCTAAGATACTAGAAACTATAAAAGAGAATTCCCCTGACACTACTATATATGTTCAAAGTGTACTACCTATAAATAAGGATTTATTTAAAACTAATACAAATGACAAACAAATAATAGAGCTAAATGCTTCTTTAAGAGAACTTTGTAAAAATTTTGATATTAAATATATAGATTTATATTCTCTTTTCACTTTACCCAATGAAAATAAGCTTTACCGGGAATATACTGTAGATGGACTGCATATAAATGGAAAGGGATATATAGTATGGAGAGATGCAGTTAAAGGTTATTGCAAATAA
- the panD gene encoding aspartate 1-decarboxylase encodes MQLNMLKSKIHRATVTEANLNYVGSITIDRELMERAHIIEYEKIQVVDIDNGNRLETYVIAGEEGSKVICLNGAAARCVQPGDKVILMTYCQIDEKEAKAHKPIVVFLNENNSISQVTDYEKHGQVK; translated from the coding sequence ATGCAGTTAAATATGCTGAAATCCAAAATTCATAGAGCTACTGTTACAGAAGCAAATCTTAATTATGTAGGTAGTATAACAATTGATAGAGAGCTTATGGAAAGAGCCCACATAATTGAATATGAAAAGATTCAAGTTGTAGATATAGATAATGGAAATAGACTTGAAACTTATGTTATAGCAGGAGAAGAGGGAAGTAAGGTAATTTGTTTAAATGGAGCTGCTGCCAGATGTGTACAGCCAGGAGATAAAGTTATTTTAATGACTTATTGTCAGATAGATGAAAAAGAGGCTAAAGCTCATAAACCCATAGTGGTATTTTTAAATGAAAATAACTCAATTTCTCAAGTAACTGATTATGAAAAACATGGACAAGTAAAATAA
- a CDS encoding TIGR00730 family Rossman fold protein, with translation MKAICVYSGSNSGLHPEYQRNARLLGKILVENKIELIYGGSKVGLMGEISKEVLKNNGKVTGVIPKGLFSGESVHENLTKLIEVKDMHERKKIMADLSDGFIALPGGLGTYEELFEVLSWAQLGIHKKPIGLLNVLNYYNPLMDMLNATCTEGFMDKSSLKIISISDNPLLLVEKMKNYTPPIMKTKWYEFSQN, from the coding sequence ATGAAAGCAATATGTGTTTATTCTGGTTCTAATTCCGGTTTACATCCAGAATACCAGAGAAACGCCAGACTTCTTGGCAAAATATTAGTGGAAAATAAAATAGAATTAATATATGGTGGTTCAAAAGTAGGACTTATGGGAGAAATATCAAAGGAAGTTTTAAAAAATAATGGAAAAGTTACAGGTGTTATTCCTAAAGGACTTTTCTCCGGTGAATCAGTTCATGAAAATTTAACCAAACTTATTGAGGTTAAAGATATGCATGAAAGAAAAAAAATTATGGCTGATCTCTCTGATGGATTTATAGCCCTTCCTGGGGGTCTTGGCACTTATGAAGAACTATTTGAAGTTCTCAGTTGGGCCCAGCTTGGAATTCATAAAAAGCCCATTGGATTATTAAATGTATTAAATTACTACAATCCTCTTATGGATATGCTTAATGCTACCTGTACTGAGGGCTTTATGGATAAATCTAGTTTAAAAATTATTTCAATATCGGACAACCCCCTCTTATTAGTAGAAAAAATGAAAAACTATACTCCTCCTATAATGAAAACTAAATGGTATGAATTCTCTCAAAATTAG